Proteins found in one Vulpes vulpes isolate BD-2025 chromosome 13, VulVul3, whole genome shotgun sequence genomic segment:
- the RBM12B gene encoding RNA-binding protein 12B, with protein MAVVIRLLGLPFIAGPVDIRHFFTGLTIPDGGVHIIGGEIGEAFIIFATDEDARRAISRSGGFIKDSSVELFLSSKAEMQKTIEMRRTDRIGRERPGSGASGAGSLSNFVEAIKEEASNSGYGSPINQDAGFHTNGTGHGDLRPRKTRPLKAENPYLFLRGLPYLVNEDDVRVFFSGLCVDGVIFLKHHDGRNNGDAIVKFASCIDASGGLKCHRSFMGSRFIEVMQGSEQQWIEFGGNAVKEVDIPMRTEEHSPPRGINDRHFRKRSHSKSPRRTRSRSPLGFYVHLKNLSLSINKRDLRNFFRDTDLTNEQIRFLYKDERRTRYAFVMFKTLKDYNSALGLHKTVLQYRPVHIDPVSRKQMLKFIECYEKKRPVSVEKERLGHVSQKYSQEGYPGQKLCIYIRNFPFDVTKVEVQKFFADFSLGEDDIYLLYDDKGVGLGEALVKFKTEEQAMKAERLNRRRFLGTEVLLRLISEAQMQEFGVGFSLMSTERMQGHSQSCDRDDHSHSFDSSDPPLYSAGPSENFRHQQEDLRQLDSFKQTQADFRQLDRSLPEDFRHSPEDFRRSPEDFRRPREEHFRRPLEEDFRRPWEEGFRYPREEDFRYPREEDWRRPPEEDFRRPPKDDFRRPPEEDWRRLPEGDFRRPPEEDWRRPPEDDFRRLPQGEWRRPPEEDFRRPPEEDFRRLPEEDFRRPPEEDFRRPPEEDFRRSPEEDFRRSPEEDFRRPPPEHFRRPPPEHLRRPPPEHFRRPPPEHFRRPPPEHFRRPPQEHFRRPPQEHFRRPPQEHFRRPREEDFRRPPDEDFRGPPDEDFRQPAEEDFRSPQEEDFRGPSDEDFRRLPEEDPREPLEEDPRLPDPFRPPGEEFRSPPDDFRSHRPFVNFGRPEGGKFDFGKRSLGSFPEGRFMPDPKLNCSSGRVTPIKIMNLPFKANVNEILDFFHGYRILPDSVSIQYNEQGLPTGEAIVAMINYNEAMAAIKDLNDRPVGPRKVKLMLL; from the coding sequence ATGGCTGTAGTCATCCGTTTACTGGGGCTTCCTTTTATTGCGGGGCCTGTGGATATTCGTCACTTCTTCACGGGATTGACTATTCCTGATGGAGGAGTGCATATAATTGGAGGGGAAATTGGGGAGGCTTTTATTATTTTCGCAACAGATGAAGATGCAAGACGTGCCATAAGTCGTTCAGGAGGGTTTATCAAGGATTCATCTGTAGAGCTCTTTCTTAGTAGTAAGGCAGAAATGCAGAAGACTATAGAAATGAGAAGAACTGATCGCATAGGAAGAGAGCGACCGGGATCTGGGGCGTCAGGGGCTGGCAGCTTATCTAACTTTGTCGAGGCTATTAAAGAAGAAGCAAGTAATTCTGGATATGGCTCTCCAATTAATCAAGATGCTGGGTTTCATACTAACGGTACAGGACATGGTGATTTAAGGCCAAGAAAGACACGGCCATTGAAGGCAGAGAATCCTTACCTGTTTCTGCGAGGTTTGCCTTATTTAGTAAATGAAGATGATGTACGTGTCTTTTTCTCTGGTTTGTGTGTGGATGGCGTAATTTTCTTAAAACATCATGATGGCCGAAATAATGGTGATGCCATAGTAAAATTTGCTTCATGTATTGATGCTTCAGGTGGTCTTAAATGTCATAGAAGTTTTATGGGTTCAAGATTCATAGAAGTAATGCAAGGCTCAGAACAACAGTGGATTGAGTTTGGTGGTAATGCAGTTAAGGAGGTTGACATTCCTATGAGAACTGAAGAACATTCTCCGCCAAGAGGAATTAATGATCGGCATTTTCGAAAACGATCTCATTCAAAATCTCCCAGAAGAACACGTTCTcgttctcctcttggattttatGTTCACTTAAAAAATCTGTCCCTAAGTATTAACAAGAGAGATTTAAGAAATTTCTTTAGAGATACTGATCTGACTAATGAACAGATTAGGTTTTTATATAAGGATGAAAGAAGAACGAGATATGCCTTTGTGATGTTCAAAACTCTGAAAGATTATAACAGCGCTTTGGGTTTACATAAGACTGTTTTACAATATCGTCCAGTTCATATTGATCCTGTTTCTAGAAAACAGATGCTGAAGTTCATTGAATGTTATGAAAAGAAAAGACCAGTGTCCGTAGAGAAAGAGAGGCTTGGACATGTTTCACAGAAATACTCTCAAGAAGGTTATCCCGGCCAGAAACTGTGTATATACATaagaaattttccttttgatgTTACAAAAGTTGAAGTGCAAAAGTTCTTTGCAGACTTTTCTCTTGGAGAGGATGATATTTACTTACTTTATGATGACAAAGGAGTTGGTCTGGGAGAAGCATTGGTGAAATTCAAAACAGAAGAACAGGCCATGAAAGCTGAGCGTTTAAACCGGCGGAGATTCTTGGGGACAGAGGTATTGTTGAGACTGATATCTGAGGCACAGATGCAGGAGTTTGGCGTAGGCTTTTCCTTGATGTCCACGGAGAGAATGCAAGGCCATTCGCAGTCCTGTGACAGAGACGACCATTCCCATTCATTTGACTCCAGTGACCCACCACTATACTCCGCTGGCCCCTCAGAAAACTTCAGGCATCAGCAAGAGGACTTGAGGCAGCTGGACAGCTTCAAGCAAACCCAGGCGGACTTCCGGCAGCTTGACCGGAGCCTTCCAGAAGACTTCAGGCATTCCCCAGAGGACTTCAGGCGCTCTCCCGAAGACTTCAGGCGCCCTCGGGAGGAGCACTTCCGGCGGCCTCTCGAGGAGGATTTCAGGCGCCCTTGGGAGGAGGGCTTCCGGTACCCTAGAGAGGAGGACTTCCGGTACCCTAGAGAGGAGGACTGGAGGCGGCCCCCCGAGGAGGATTTCAGACGGCCTCCCAAGGACGACTTCAGGCGACCCCCCGAGGAGGACTGGAGGCGGCTCCCCGAGGGAGACTTTAGGCGGCCACCTGAGGAGGACTGGAGGCGGCCTCCTGAGGACGACTTCAGGCGGCTTCCCCAGGGGGAATGGAGACGACCACCCGAGGAGGACTTCCGGCGGCCTCCCGAGGAGGACTTCCGGCGACTTCCCGAGGAGGACTTCCGGCGGCCTCCCGAGGAGGACTTCCGGCGACCTCCCGAGGAGGACTTCCGGCGTTCTCCCGAGGAGGATTTCAGGCGTTCTCCCGAGGAGGATTTCAGGAGACCACCCCCGGAACACTTCCGGCGGCCGCCCCCGGAGCACCTTAGGCGGCCGCCCCCGGAGCATTTCAGGCGGCCGCCCCCGGAGCATTTCAGGCGGCCGCCCCCGGAGCACTTCCGCCGGCCGCCCCAGGAGCACTTCCGCCGGCCGCCGCAGGAACACTTCCGGCGGCCGCCGCAGGAGCATTTCCGGCGTCCCCGCGAGGAGGATTTCAGGCGCCCGCCAGATGAAGATTTTCGAGGCCCTCCTGACGAAGACTTTCGGCAGCCTGCCGAGGAGGACTTCCGGAGCCCGCAGGAGGAAGACTTCCGGGGCCCCTCTGACGAGGACTTCAGGCGGCTCCCGGAAGAAGACCCCAGGGAACCTCTGGAGGAGGACCCGAGACTTCCCGACCCCTTCCGGCCTCCCGGTGAGGAGTTCCGGAGTCCACCCGATGACTTCAGAAGCCATCGCCCTTTTGTGAATTTTGGTCGCCCAGAAGGTGGCAAGTTTGATTTTGGAAAGCGCAGTTTGGGAAGTTTTCCTGAGGGGAGATTTATGCCTGACCCCAAATTAAATTGTAGTTCAGGCAGAGTGACACCTATTAAGATAATGAATCTTCCATTTAAAGCTAATGTTAATGAAATCCTAGACTTTTTTCATGGTTACAGAATCCTGCCGGATTCCGTTTCGATACAGTATAACGAGCAAGGACTACCTACAGGGGAGGCCATTGTCGCCATGATAAACTATAACGAAGCCATGGCTGCTATCAAAGATCTCAATGACCGGCCAGTGGGCCCTCGCAAGGTTAAGTTAATGTTGCTCTAG